The nucleotide window GGACGCCCACGCTGCCGTCCCTAGTACTTGTATCGCCTAAGCAACCACGAACCATAGCCACGACCCGGGTGGTTTTCCCCACAGGTAACCCCCACCCGTGCTCAGGGGCGTGACTCGCGTGATTGAGGCCGGAACTCGCGTGATTGGGGCCGTCACTCGCGAGATCCGGCTCTGATCACGCGAGTGACGGGTTTGATCACGCGAGTTACGGGTTTCAGGCGGGGCGGGTGGCGCCGGTGATCGCCCAGTTTCCGGAGCGCCAGCGGGCCAGGACCGCCGCCAGGCGGAGGACCATGAACAGCGAGAGGCCGGTCCAGATGCCCGTGAGGCCCCAGCCGAAGCCCAGCGATGCCCAGATCAGCGGGAGGAAGCCCAGCGCCGCGCTGCCGAGCGTCGCGTTGCGGAGGAAGGCCGCGTCGCCCGCGCCCAGCAGGACTCCGTCCAGGGCGAAGACCACGCCGGCGATCGGCTGCAGGGCCACGAAGAACCACCACGCGTGCGGGATCTCCGCCAGCACGCCCGGGTCGGACGTGAACGCGTGCGGCAGCACCCACGCCAGCGCCGCGAACAGCACGCCCAGGAAGCAGCCCATCAGCAGGCCGTACCCGGTGATCTGCGACGCGACCCCGCGCGCCTGCCGGGCCGCGTTCGCGCCCAGTGCCGCCCCGACCAGCGACTGGGCGGCGATCGCCACCGAGTCGAGCACCAGCGCGAGGAACGTCCACAGCTGCAGCACCACCTGGTGCGCGCCGACCGCTTCGGTGGACGTGCGGGCCGCGACGGCCGCCGCCGAGACGAAGCACGCCTGGAACGCCAGGCTCCGCAGCACCAGGTCGCGGCCGAGGCCGAGCTGGGCGCGCATCACCTTGAAGTCCGGCCGCAGCCCGACCTTCTCGCGTGCCAGGGCCGCGAAGAACAGCCCCGCCGAGATCACCTGCGCGGCGACGTTCGCGATCGCCGAACCCTCCAGCCCCAGCCCCGCCCCATAGACGAGCACCGGGCACAGCACGGCCGAGATCCCGTTGCCCGCCAGCACGTACCGCAACGGCTTCGCGGCGTCCTGCACTCCGCGCATCCAGCCGTTGCCCGCCATGGTGACGAGGATCAGCGGCGCCCCGAACAAGGCGATCCGCAGCCACGACACGGCAGCGGACGCGATCTCGTCGCTGCCCGAGAGCACCCGCGCGACCGGCCAGGCCAGCAGCTGCCCGGCGGCCAGCACGACGAGCCCGACGAACACGGCCAGCCACGTCGCCTGCACGCCTTCGCGGACGGCGTCGGCCCGGCGGCCGGCGCCGTGCAGCCGCGCGGTGCGGGACGTCGTGCCGTAGGAGAGGAACGTCAGCTGGCTCGACACCTGGGCCAGCACGACGCCGCCGAGCGCGAGCCCGGCCAGCGACAGCGCATCGAGGTGGCCGACCACGGCGGTGTCGACCAGCACGTACAACGGCTCGGCGGCCAGCACGCCCAGCGCGGGCACGGCCAGGCCGAGCACGCGCTTCGCCGGAACCCGCTCGGTTTCCTCCACGTTCACCACGAACCGGACTCTAACCGCCACCACCGACAGTTCTGACCGGCGGGAACCGGGGAACTTTCCGGCCCCGCCATCCGACGCGCCACCTCCGGACGTCATGAAAGAGTCGTTCATGACGCCGGATGTCATGAACGACTCTTTCATGACGTCGCGGGTGAGGCGCTACAGCAGCGGCGCCCGTTCCAGGGCCTCGCGCAGGCCGGCGACGACGTCCGACGCGGACCCCGCGATCGTGCACCCCGCCGCCTGCCGGTGGCCGCCGCCGCCGAACTCCGCCGCCACCGCCGAGACGTCGATTCCGATGCTGCGCAACGAGATCTGCCACTGCCCGGGCTGGGCCGGGTCCTGTTTGAGCACTGCCGCGACCGCCGCCTCGCGGACCGAACGGATGACGTCGATCACCGACTCGACCTCCTCGCCGCGGACACTCCGCGCCGCCTCGAGGCCGACCACCGCGTGCACGAAACCGCGGCCCTGGGCGGCTTCCGGCTCCAGGCGGGCCTCGCGCAGCACCGCCGAAAGCATCGGGAGCCAGGCGAACGGGCGCTCGTCGACGATCTTCCGCACGATGGCCTCCGGGTCGGCGCCCGCCTCCAGCAGCCGGGCCGCCATCCGGTGGGTTTCCGGGCTCGCCCTGCGGAAGCCGCTCGTGTCGGTGACGATCCCCGCGTAGAGCCCGCGGGCGATCGGCTCGTCCAGCTCGGCGCCCAGCGCCTCCAGGACGCGGAACACCAGGACCGCGCTGGCCTCGGCGCGCTCGTCGACGACGTGGCAGGTGCCGTAGTACGTGTTCGTCGCGTGGTGGTCGATCACCAGCACCGCACCGGCCAGCTCGACGCGCCCGGCGAGCCGGCCGAGCCGCTTCGGTGTCGGCGTGTCGACACACACGAGCAGTTCCTCGGAGTCCGGGAGGTCGTCCGGGTGGGTGAGCAGCCCGTCCTCGTCGAGCCACCGCAGCGTCTCCGGGGCCTCGTCGGGCTCGCCGAAGGAGACGCGCACCCGGGCGCCGCGCTGCCGCAGCGCCCGCCCGAGGGCCAGCGCGCTGCCCAGCGCGTCCGCGTCCGGCCGCACGTGGCCGAGGATCGTCACGTCGCCGGCCGACGCGAGCAGTGCCGCCGCGTCCCGGATGTCCTGCGCCGAAGCCGAAGTAGAGGTCACAGTGCGTCACGCTACGCTCTGCGGGATGCCTGAGTACGCGATGCTGGTCTACCCCTCGGCCAACCGGGTCTACGCCGCCTCCTCCCCCGCGCTGCTGCGCGCCGAACTGGCGGTGTTCGGCGCGGGCCTGGCGGCCGAGCTGTCCGCGATCGAGGAGGTCGAGCTCGGCGGCGTCGGCTACGTGCGCTTCACCAGCTCGGCGCCGCTGGGCGAGCGCGACCTCGCGCTGCTGTCGAACGTCTCCTCGCTGTACGCGCTGTTCGAGCTGGGCGAAGGCGTCCTGCGCCCGGTGCCGGTGACGCCGCTGGCGAAGGCCGACTCCGACCTGCTGACCATCCAGAAGTACGCGGGCAAGACCAACGAGCTGTTCACCAAGCTGCTGGTGAACGTGACGCTGCTGGCGACGGCCGACCCGTTCTCGGACCGGCCGAAGTACCTGCTCGACCCGCTGTGCGGCCGCGGCACCACGCTCAACCAGGCGATGATGTACGGCCTGCACGCGACCGGCCTGGACGTCGACGCCAAGGACTTCGAGGCCTACGAGGCCTTCATCAAGACGTGGCTGCGGAACAAGCGGGTCAAGCACACCGCGGAGTCGGGCCAGCTGCGGCGAAACAAGGTCCGGCTCGGCCGCCGGCTCGACATCGAGTACGCGCTGGACAAGGAAGCGTACAAAGCGGGCGACACGCGCAAGCTCACCTACTTCAACGCCGACACGCTGACCACCGACGAGGTGCTGCGGGCCAACTCCTGCGACGTGATCGTCACCGACGCGCCCTACGGCGTCCAGCACGGCAGCCACCGCGAGGCGGGCCTGCAGCGCAGCCCGCGCGACCTGCTCGCCGCGGCCGTCCCGGTGTGGACGCGGGTGCTCAAGCCCGGCGGGGCGCTCGGGATTTCGTGGAACACCACCGTGCTGCCGCGGGAGGAGCTCGTCGAGGTGCTGCGGAAGGCCGGGCTCGACGTCCGCGAGGGCGGGCCGTGGGCGGAGTTCGCGCACCGGGTGGACCAGGCCATCCTGCGCGACCTGGTCGTCGCGGTGAAGCCGGCTTCCTGAAGCGCCGTCGCTATACTCTCCGAACGTGACCGTCGAGCAACGTCCCCTGCGCGCGGACGCCCGGCGCAACCGGGAAGCGCTCGTCGCCGCGGCGCGGGAGGTGTTCGGCGCCAAGGGCGTCGACGCCCCGCTCGACGAGATCGCGCGCCGCGCCGAGGTCGCGATCGGCACCCTCTACAACCGGTTCCCGACGCGGGCGGACCTCATCGAAGCCGCCTTCCTGCCCGCGCTGGAAGAAGGGCAGGCCGTGCTGGAAGAGGCCCTCGCGTGCGAGGACCCGTGGGCGGGTTTCGTCCTGTTCCTCGAACGCACGGTGCAGATGCAGGTCGCCGACCGCGGCTTCACCGAAGTGTGCTCGCGGACGTTCGACCCGGCTTCGGCGCTGGAGAAAGCCAAGCAGGCCAACGGCTCCCGGCTGGACCGGGTCATCTCGCGCGCCCAGGAGGCCGGCGCGCTGCGGCCGGACTTCCGCGGGCCCGACCTCGCGATCGTGTACGCGGCGGCGACGGCCGCCCCGGACTGGCGGCGCGCGCTCGGCATGGTCCTCGACGGTCTGCGCGCGCGATGACCTGGCTCGCGGACACCGCCACCTCGTACGACACGGTCGCCGAGAGCTACGCGGAGTTCGTTTCGGACGCGCTCGAGGAGCAGCCGTACCTCAAGGCGGCGCTGACGCTGTTCGCCGCGCAGGTCGACGGGCCGGCGGTGGACGTCGGCTGCGGCCCGGGGCACTTCACGGCGTACCTGGCTTCGCTGGGCGTCGACGCGTCCGGGATCGACCTCTCGCCGGGCATGATCGAGCTCGCCCGCCGGTCACACCCCGGACTGCGCTTCGAGGTGGGGTCCATGACGGACCTCGCGCTGCCGGACGCGTCGGTGGCGGGGGTGCTGGCGTCCTGGTCGCTGATCCACGTCCCGGACGAGGCGGTGCCGGCGGCGCTGGGCCACTTCCACCGCGTGCTGCGGCCGGGCGGCCTGCTGGTGATCGGGTACCACGTCGGCGTGGGCACCCGGCTCAAGACCGAGGGCTACGGCGGGCACCCGATGCGGGTCAACGTCCACCTCCGGCAGCCGTGGTGGCTGGCCCGGCGGGTGCGGGAAGCCGGGTTCGCCGTGGACGCGGAATGGCTGCTGAACCCCGAGGCCGAGGTCTCGCAGGGAATTCTCTTCGCTAGCCGAACGCCTGCTCTGCGAAGCTGAGTCCCCCGCGCTGGGCCATGGTCAGGACCTGCCGGCCGACGTGCTGCGGCGGCCGGCGGAAGTACTGCCGGAAGCCGCGGGCGCGGAACTTCAGGTCGAACTCGTGCCCCTCCAGGTGCCACGCCGGGTACGGCTTGTCGTCCGGTGGATCGAGGCGGTGGACCTCCGAGAGCTCCAAGCCGTCGTGCAGGGGGCCGAGGTTGCCGGTGATGTCCCACGCCTCGTCGAACACGAGAGTCGCCGGGGCGATCCAGAACGTGAAGTGCTTCTCGCGCCGGGCCGGCTCGACCCAGCGGACGATGTAGTCCAGGTCAAGCACGAGCCGGTCGGGTGGGAGGTCGTCTTCGGTCTCGACGAGCGCAGCCGCGTGGACGTGGCTGTCGTGCCAGCCCATCTGCGGGAAGTCGGCGTCGGTCCAGACGGCCTTGGACAGGCCCGACAGGTCGGTCACGACAGGCGCTCCCCCACGAACTCCACGATCTCCGGCAGTACTCCCCGCCAGTATTCGTCATCGTGCGCGCCCGGCGTGAACCGGGACACCTCCGGGTTCACGGCTCTCACCAGCTTGCGGTCCGCGCCGAGGAACGGGTCCGACGCGCCGCACCACACGCCCAGGCCGCCGGGGCGCAGCTCGGCCGGGTGCAGCAGGGGTTCCTCGGCCCGCCAGTTCGCCTCGTCGGCGAACACCTTGCGACTGCGGGCGTCCGGCCAGCTGACGAACAGCGCCGCGCTCGCCGTCGCCACCGCTTTCAGGTCCGGGTGGGCGCGGGCGAACCGCAACGCGCCGAAGCCGCCCATCGAAATGCCGAACACCGCCGACGGCGGACGCAGGTCGCGGGCTGCCAGCCAGCCCGGGACTTCGTCGGTGAGCATGCGTTGCGGGTCGTCGGCACCGCCGGTTTTCACCCAGTAGTGGTCGCCGTCGAGGGCCGCGACGGCGAACGGCGGCGTTCCGGCACGGACCGCGGCCGTGAGCACCGCCGGGACGCCCAGCGAGAGGAACGTCCGCGCCCGGGCACCACGGCCGTGCAGGGCCAGGCACACGGGCAGTCCCGTGGCCGGGACGCCTTCGGGCGTGATGAGCACCAGGTCGACGTCGGTGCCGCGGGCGGCGGAGTGCATGCGCTGCACCGTCACCGGCTCGGGCAACGCCGACGGGCGGGTCGGCGCCGGCACCGGGGGCGGGCCGGGCGGGGGTTGCGGAGCCGAGCAGCCCGCCAGCAGCGCCAGTGCGCTGCCGGCGAGCAGGTCGCGGCGGGAGAGCACGGGTCAGCCCCGGCTCTCCTCCTCCGCGAACTCGTCGTCTTCGGCGTCTTCGGTCTCGCGAGGAGCCTTGTACGGATCGGCTTCGCCCGCGTGCTGGGCTTCGGCGGCGCGACGCGCGACCTCCGCGTCGGCCTCACGAGCCTTGGCGAGCAGGTCCTCGATCCGCTTCGACTCCTCGGGAATCGTGTCGGCGACGAAGGTCAGCGTCGGCGTGTAGCGGACGCCGGTGCCCTGCCCGACCTTGGTGCGGAGCATCCCGCGCGCCGATTCGAGCGCGGCGGCGGCACCGGCGAAGTCCGGCGGGGCGTCCAGCTTCTCCCCGAGGACCGTGTAGTACACCGTGGCGTCGTGCAGGTCGCCGGTGACCTTCGTGTCCGTGATGGTCACGTAGTCCAGCCGGGTGTCCTTGACCTCGTGTTCGATCGCCGACGCGACGATCTGCGAGATCCGCTTGGCGAGCTTGCGAGCCCGAGCAGGATCGGCCATGTCGTTCTCCTAGGAAGATTTCAATCGTCCGGTCCGAGCAGCCGACGGCGCGCGGAGAGCAGTTCGAACTCCGGCCGGCTCGCCACGTACCGCTCACACGAGTCGAGCACGTCACGCACGTGCTCGCCACCTTCGGCGACCACGGCCACCCCGATGAGGGTGCGGCGGTGCAGGTCGGCGTGCCCGGCCTCGGCCACCGACACGGCGAAGCGCTTGCGCACCTCGGCCAGCACCGGACGGACCACGGATCGCTTCTGCTTCAGCGAATGGACGTCGCCGAGCAGGATGTCGAGCTCGAGAGCTCCGACGAACATAGGCAGTTTTGGTGGTGTAGTAGGGAAGCGCCGGGTGCGCGCGGGACTTCCCGCGCGCACCCGGCCCTGAAATCAGGAACGCGGCTTTTCGCGCTGCTCGTACGTCTCGATCAGGTCGCCGACCTTGAGGTCGCCGTACGAACCGAGCGTCAGACCGCACTCGTAGCCCTCGCGGACCTCCACCACGTCGTCCTTGAACCGCCGCAGCGAGCTGATCGGCAGGTTCTCCGCCACGACGGTGCCGTCGCGGAGCAGACGGGCCCGGGCGTTGCGCCGGATCTCGCCGGACATGACCAGGCAACCCGCGATCGTGCCGATCTTGGAGGACTTGAAGACCTCGCGGACCTCCGCGCGGCCCAGCTCGACCTCTTCGTACTCCGGCTTGAGCATGCCCTTGAGGGCCTGCTCGATCTCGTCGATCGCCTGGTAGATGACCGTGTAGTACCGGACGTCGACGCCCTCGCGGGTGGCCCGCTCGGTCGCCTTGCCCTGGGCGCGGACGTTGAACCCGAGGACGATCGCGTCGGACGCGGTCGCCAGGTCGATGTCCGACTCGGTCACGCCACCGACACCGCGGTGGACCACGTTCAGCTCGACCTCGTCGCCGACGTCCAGCTGGAGCAGCGAGGCTTCGAGGGCCTCGACCGTACCCGAGTTGTCACCCTTGATGATCAGGTTGAGGCTGTTCGTCTCCTTCAAGGCGGAGTCGAGGTCCTCGAGGCTGACCCGCTTGCGGCGCGACGCGTTGAGCGCGTTGCGCGTGCGAGCCGACCGGCGCTCGGCGATCTGCCGGGCGACGCGGTCCTCGTCGACCACCAGGAAGGTGTCGCCCGCGCCGGGCACCGACGTGAAGCCGATGACCTGGACCGGACGCGAGGGCAGCGCCTCGGTGACGTCGACGTTGTGCTCGTCGACCATCCGGCGGACGCGGCCGTAGGCGTCACCCGCCACGACCGAGTCACCGACGCGCAGCGTGCCGCGCTGGACCAGGACGGTGGCCACCGGGCCGCGGCCGCGGTCGAGGTGCGCCTCGATCGCGACACCCTGGGCCTCCATGTCCGGGTTGGCCCGGAGGTCCAGAGCGGCGTCCGCGGTCAGCAGGATCGCCTCGAGCAGGCCGTCGATGTTGATGTTCTGCCGCGCGGAGATCTCGACGAACATCGTGTCGCCGCCGTACTCCTCGGCGACCAGGCCGTACTCGGTCAGCTGCTGCCGGATCTTGTCCGGGTTCGCGCCTTCCTTGTCGATCTTGTTGATCGCGACCACGATCGGGGCCTTGGCGGCCTGCGCGTGGTTGATCGCCTCGACCGTCTGCGGCATCACACCGTCGTCGGCCGCCACCACGATCACCGCGATGTCGGTCGAGTTGGCACCACGGGCACGCATGGCGGTGAACGCCTCGTGACCCGGGGTGTCGATGAAGGTGATCAGCCGCGGGTTGCCCTCGAGCTCGGTCTCGATCTGGTACGCACCGATGTGCTGCGTGATGCCGCCGGCCTCGCTCTCGCGGACCTTCGTCTTCCGGATCGTGTCGAGCAGGCGGGTCTTACCGTGGTCGACGTGACCCATGATGGTGACGACGGGCGGCCGGACCTGCAGGTCCTCTTCCTCGCCGGAGTCTTCGCCATACGTGATGTCGAAGGTCTCCAGGAGCTCGCGGTCCTCCTCCTCGGGGCTGACGACCTGAACGTTGTAGTTCATTTCGCCGCCGAGCAGCTCGAGGATGTCGTCGGACACGGACTGCGTCGCGGTGACCATCTCGCCGAGGTGGAAGAGCACCTGCACCAGCGAAGCCGGGTTGGCGTCGATCTTCTCGGCGAAGTCGGTCAGCGAGGCACCGCGCGGCAGCCGGATCGTCTCGCCCTGGCCCTTGGGCAGGCGGACGCCGCCGACGCTGGGCGCCTGCATGTTGTCCATGTACTCCTGGCGCTTCTGCCGCTTCGACTTGCGGCCCTTGCGCGAGGGACCACCGGGACGCCCGAAGGCACCCGCGGTACCGCCACGGCCACCGGGGCCGCCACGACCGCCGCCGCCACCGCGGAAGCCGCCGCCACCGGCCGGGGCGCCGCCCCCACCGGGACCGCCGCCACCCGGGCGGAAGCCGCCGCCACCGCCGCCGCCACCGGGGCCGCCGCGGAAGCCACCGCCGCCGCCACCGCCACCGGGACCGCCGCGGAAACCGCCGCCGCCACCGGGACGACCGCCGCCGCCGGGGCCGCCACGGGCGCCGCCACCGGGACCACCGCGGGCACCGCCGCCGGGACCGGCGGGACGCTGCGTGCGGCCCGGCATCATGCCGGGGTTCGGCCGCGGGGGCATGTTGCCAGGGCTCGGCCGGTTGCCACCGGCGCCACCACCCGGCCGCGGGGCCGGACGGTCACCGCCGGCGCCACCGCCGGGACGCGGGGGCCGGTTGTCGCCGCCCTGGCCGCCACCCGGGCGCGGAGCCTGCGGGCGCGGGGCCGGGGCGCCGGAACCGACGCCGAACGGGTTGTTGCCGACGCGCGGGGTGCGCGGGCCGGGCTTGGGACCGCCGGGCTTGGGGCCCTGCGGCTTCGGCGGGACGACCGAACCGGTGCCGCCCGCGGGGGGCGTGGCCGGGGTGTCCTGCTTGGGCGCGGCGGGAGCCTCGGCTTTGGCGGCCGGGACCTGCTGCTGGGGTGCGGGCGTGGCCGGGCGCGGGCCGGGCCGCGGGCCGGGGCGCTGCCCCGGGGTGGCCGGCTTCGCCGCCGCGGGCGCCTGCTGCTGGGGTGCGGCCGGAGCCGACTGGACCGACGGAGCCGACTGGGCCGCCGGAGCCTGCTGGGCAGGCGCGGGAGGCTTCGGGGCGGCGGGTCCGGGCTTGGCGGCCGGCGGGCCGGGGCGCGCCGACGGACCGGGAGTGGGGGTGGGCTTCTTGGCGCCCTTGGGGGCGTACGCGTCGCGGAGACGGCGGGCGACGGGCGCCTCGACCGTGGACGACGCGGACTTGACGAACTCGCCCTGTTCCTTCAACTTCGCGAGCACGTCCTTGCTGGTGATGCCGAGCTCCTTCGCGAGCTCGTGTACGCGGGCCTTGCCTGGCACAACTCTCCTCATCTAGGGGAGGCCAGGCGGAAAACCCCGCTGACCTCGTCCTTATTGTCTGACGCTCATGGCTTCAGCTTCACGGCTGACTCATGACGGGTCGACCTGCTTCCTTGCTTCCTCGCGACCCCGGGGACGTCCCGGGTTCGTGGTGCGTGGTCCGTGGTGCCTCGGTGCGCCCGATGCGCTCGCGGACCTCACGGGCGTCGAGCGCCCCGGGAGCCCGCAGGGCCCTCGGGAAGGCTCGGCGCCGTTCGGCCTTGGCCAGGCAGTCCGGGTCGGGGTGCAGCCAAGCCCCCCGGCCCGGCAGCCGCCGACGCTCGTCGACGACCACCCGCCCGGCCACCGCGACCACGCGCAGCAGCTCACCGATCAATGCCCGCCGCTTGCAGCCGACACAAGTCCGCACCGGGGAATTCCGGTGGGGCTGGTGCTCGGCTACCCGCCGCGGGCTTCGAACCACTCCTGAGTCTAGCGCTTCGACCTTCACTCAGCCGAACCGGTTGTCGCGGCGGGCCGCGGCGGACGTGCGTGGTCTTGATCACCCTCGTCGTCCGCCGGTGCGGCGTCGCTGCGGATGTCGATCCGCCAGCCGGTCAGGCGGGCGGCGAGGCGGGCGTTCTGGCCCTCCTTGCCGATCGCCAGCGACAGCTGGAAGTCCGGCACCACGACGCGGGCGGTCTTCGCCCGTTCGTCCACGACTCGTACCGAGACAACCTTCGCGGGCGACAGCGCATTCCCGACGAACCGAGCGGGGTCCTCGGAGTAGTCGATGATGTCGATCTTCTCACCGGCCAGCTCGCTCATCACGTTGCGCACGCGCGCGCCGACCGGGCCGATGCAGGCGCCCTTGGCGTTGACGCCCGGCACGGTGGACTTGACCGCGATCTTCGTGCGGTGCCCGGGCTCGCGCGCGACGGCGGCGATCTCGACGGTGCCGTCGGCGATCTCCGGCACCTCGAGCGCGAACAGCTTGCGCACCAGGTTCGGGTGCGAGCGCGAGAGCGTGATCTGCGGGCCGCGGTTGCTGCGCGACACGGTGACCACGTACGCCTTGATCCGGCTGCCGTGCTCGTAGGACTCCCCGGCGACCTGCTCGCCGGACGGCAGCACGCCCTCGGTGTCACCCACCTGGACGACGACCATGCCGCGAGCGTTCGCGCGGGCGTCGCGCTGGATGACGCCGGCGACGATCTCGCCCTCCTTGGTGGAGAACTCGCCGAAGGTCTTCTCGTGCTCGGCGTCGCGCAGCCGCTGCAGGATGACCTGGCGCGCGGTGGTGGCGGCGATCCGGCCGAACCCCTCGGGGGTGTCGTCCCACTCCTCGTCGACCTGGCCGTCGTGGGTCAGCGTGTGCGCGAGCACGCGCACCAGGCCCGTCTTGCGGTCGATGTCGATGCGGGCGTGCGGCTGGTGGCCCTCGGTGTGCTTGTACGCGGTGAGCAAGGCCGTCTCGATGGCCTCGATCACCGTTTCGAAGGGGATGTCCTTGTCCCGTTCGATCGCC belongs to Amycolatopsis tolypomycina and includes:
- a CDS encoding DUF503 domain-containing protein, producing MFVGALELDILLGDVHSLKQKRSVVRPVLAEVRKRFAVSVAEAGHADLHRRTLIGVAVVAEGGEHVRDVLDSCERYVASRPEFELLSARRRLLGPDD
- the infB gene encoding translation initiation factor IF-2 codes for the protein MPGKARVHELAKELGITSKDVLAKLKEQGEFVKSASSTVEAPVARRLRDAYAPKGAKKPTPTPGPSARPGPPAAKPGPAAPKPPAPAQQAPAAQSAPSVQSAPAAPQQQAPAAAKPATPGQRPGPRPGPRPATPAPQQQVPAAKAEAPAAPKQDTPATPPAGGTGSVVPPKPQGPKPGGPKPGPRTPRVGNNPFGVGSGAPAPRPQAPRPGGGQGGDNRPPRPGGGAGGDRPAPRPGGGAGGNRPSPGNMPPRPNPGMMPGRTQRPAGPGGGARGGPGGGARGGPGGGGRPGGGGGFRGGPGGGGGGGGFRGGPGGGGGGGGFRPGGGGPGGGGAPAGGGGFRGGGGGRGGPGGRGGTAGAFGRPGGPSRKGRKSKRQKRQEYMDNMQAPSVGGVRLPKGQGETIRLPRGASLTDFAEKIDANPASLVQVLFHLGEMVTATQSVSDDILELLGGEMNYNVQVVSPEEEDRELLETFDITYGEDSGEEEDLQVRPPVVTIMGHVDHGKTRLLDTIRKTKVRESEAGGITQHIGAYQIETELEGNPRLITFIDTPGHEAFTAMRARGANSTDIAVIVVAADDGVMPQTVEAINHAQAAKAPIVVAINKIDKEGANPDKIRQQLTEYGLVAEEYGGDTMFVEISARQNINIDGLLEAILLTADAALDLRANPDMEAQGVAIEAHLDRGRGPVATVLVQRGTLRVGDSVVAGDAYGRVRRMVDEHNVDVTEALPSRPVQVIGFTSVPGAGDTFLVVDEDRVARQIAERRSARTRNALNASRRKRVSLEDLDSALKETNSLNLIIKGDNSGTVEALEASLLQLDVGDEVELNVVHRGVGGVTESDIDLATASDAIVLGFNVRAQGKATERATREGVDVRYYTVIYQAIDEIEQALKGMLKPEYEEVELGRAEVREVFKSSKIGTIAGCLVMSGEIRRNARARLLRDGTVVAENLPISSLRRFKDDVVEVREGYECGLTLGSYGDLKVGDLIETYEQREKPRS
- a CDS encoding class I SAM-dependent DNA methyltransferase, which translates into the protein MTWLADTATSYDTVAESYAEFVSDALEEQPYLKAALTLFAAQVDGPAVDVGCGPGHFTAYLASLGVDASGIDLSPGMIELARRSHPGLRFEVGSMTDLALPDASVAGVLASWSLIHVPDEAVPAALGHFHRVLRPGGLLVIGYHVGVGTRLKTEGYGGHPMRVNVHLRQPWWLARRVREAGFAVDAEWLLNPEAEVSQGILFASRTPALRS
- the nusA gene encoding transcription termination factor NusA gives rise to the protein MNVDIAALRAIERDKDIPFETVIEAIETALLTAYKHTEGHQPHARIDIDRKTGLVRVLAHTLTHDGQVDEEWDDTPEGFGRIAATTARQVILQRLRDAEHEKTFGEFSTKEGEIVAGVIQRDARANARGMVVVQVGDTEGVLPSGEQVAGESYEHGSRIKAYVVTVSRSNRGPQITLSRSHPNLVRKLFALEVPEIADGTVEIAAVAREPGHRTKIAVKSTVPGVNAKGACIGPVGARVRNVMSELAGEKIDIIDYSEDPARFVGNALSPAKVVSVRVVDERAKTARVVVPDFQLSLAIGKEGQNARLAARLTGWRIDIRSDAAPADDEGDQDHARPPRPAATTGSAE
- a CDS encoding YlxR family protein, with the translated sequence MRTCVGCKRRALIGELLRVVAVAGRVVVDERRRLPGRGAWLHPDPDCLAKAERRRAFPRALRAPGALDAREVRERIGRTEAPRTTHHEPGTSPGSRGSKEAGRPVMSQP
- a CDS encoding MATE family efflux transporter, with product MNVEETERVPAKRVLGLAVPALGVLAAEPLYVLVDTAVVGHLDALSLAGLALGGVVLAQVSSQLTFLSYGTTSRTARLHGAGRRADAVREGVQATWLAVFVGLVVLAAGQLLAWPVARVLSGSDEIASAAVSWLRIALFGAPLILVTMAGNGWMRGVQDAAKPLRYVLAGNGISAVLCPVLVYGAGLGLEGSAIANVAAQVISAGLFFAALAREKVGLRPDFKVMRAQLGLGRDLVLRSLAFQACFVSAAAVAARTSTEAVGAHQVVLQLWTFLALVLDSVAIAAQSLVGAALGANAARQARGVASQITGYGLLMGCFLGVLFAALAWVLPHAFTSDPGVLAEIPHAWWFFVALQPIAGVVFALDGVLLGAGDAAFLRNATLGSAALGFLPLIWASLGFGWGLTGIWTGLSLFMVLRLAAVLARWRSGNWAITGATRPA
- a CDS encoding TetR/AcrR family transcriptional regulator, with the protein product MTVEQRPLRADARRNREALVAAAREVFGAKGVDAPLDEIARRAEVAIGTLYNRFPTRADLIEAAFLPALEEGQAVLEEALACEDPWAGFVLFLERTVQMQVADRGFTEVCSRTFDPASALEKAKQANGSRLDRVISRAQEAGALRPDFRGPDLAIVYAAATAAPDWRRALGMVLDGLRAR
- the rbfA gene encoding 30S ribosome-binding factor RbfA; this translates as MADPARARKLAKRISQIVASAIEHEVKDTRLDYVTITDTKVTGDLHDATVYYTVLGEKLDAPPDFAGAAAALESARGMLRTKVGQGTGVRYTPTLTFVADTIPEESKRIEDLLAKAREADAEVARRAAEAQHAGEADPYKAPRETEDAEDDEFAEEESRG
- a CDS encoding TRM11 family SAM-dependent methyltransferase — encoded protein: MPEYAMLVYPSANRVYAASSPALLRAELAVFGAGLAAELSAIEEVELGGVGYVRFTSSAPLGERDLALLSNVSSLYALFELGEGVLRPVPVTPLAKADSDLLTIQKYAGKTNELFTKLLVNVTLLATADPFSDRPKYLLDPLCGRGTTLNQAMMYGLHATGLDVDAKDFEAYEAFIKTWLRNKRVKHTAESGQLRRNKVRLGRRLDIEYALDKEAYKAGDTRKLTYFNADTLTTDEVLRANSCDVIVTDAPYGVQHGSHREAGLQRSPRDLLAAAVPVWTRVLKPGGALGISWNTTVLPREELVEVLRKAGLDVREGGPWAEFAHRVDQAILRDLVVAVKPAS
- a CDS encoding alpha/beta hydrolase, with product MLSRRDLLAGSALALLAGCSAPQPPPGPPPVPAPTRPSALPEPVTVQRMHSAARGTDVDLVLITPEGVPATGLPVCLALHGRGARARTFLSLGVPAVLTAAVRAGTPPFAVAALDGDHYWVKTGGADDPQRMLTDEVPGWLAARDLRPPSAVFGISMGGFGALRFARAHPDLKAVATASAALFVSWPDARSRKVFADEANWRAEEPLLHPAELRPGGLGVWCGASDPFLGADRKLVRAVNPEVSRFTPGAHDDEYWRGVLPEIVEFVGERLS
- a CDS encoding DHH family phosphoesterase produces the protein MTSTSASAQDIRDAAALLASAGDVTILGHVRPDADALGSALALGRALRQRGARVRVSFGEPDEAPETLRWLDEDGLLTHPDDLPDSEELLVCVDTPTPKRLGRLAGRVELAGAVLVIDHHATNTYYGTCHVVDERAEASAVLVFRVLEALGAELDEPIARGLYAGIVTDTSGFRRASPETHRMAARLLEAGADPEAIVRKIVDERPFAWLPMLSAVLREARLEPEAAQGRGFVHAVVGLEAARSVRGEEVESVIDVIRSVREAAVAAVLKQDPAQPGQWQISLRSIGIDVSAVAAEFGGGGHRQAAGCTIAGSASDVVAGLREALERAPLL